In Sphingomonas sp. LR60, the following are encoded in one genomic region:
- the galE gene encoding UDP-glucose 4-epimerase GalE — MSDNRRGTVLVTGGAGYVGSHCCKSFAAAGWRVVVLDDLSRGFAEAVKWGPLVRARIDDRRAVEAALREYQPDLVAHFAAFAYVGESVERPELYYDNNSAGTLALLEAMRATDVRRLLFSSTCATYGHPTYLPIDEGHPQRPINPYGWSKFIIERMLEDYAVAHGFTSTALRYFNAAGCDPAGEIGENHDPETHVIPLALDAALGRGPAFRVNGFDFDTRDGSAIRDYIHVTDLADAHVRAAARLLDTAGADIINLGTGTGTSVLELVAAVERATGTPMQVERGHDGRAIRRCLSRRRRARGECWAGSRRIRTSTRSSAPPLPGGSRGPGDPNRSPGADRAERRDRRAAGRRRGA; from the coding sequence ATGAGCGATAATCGACGCGGCACGGTGCTCGTCACCGGTGGCGCGGGCTATGTCGGCTCGCATTGCTGCAAAAGCTTCGCCGCGGCGGGCTGGCGTGTCGTCGTGCTCGACGATCTCTCGCGCGGGTTTGCCGAGGCGGTGAAATGGGGGCCGCTGGTCCGCGCACGCATCGACGACCGTCGTGCCGTGGAGGCGGCCTTGCGCGAATACCAACCCGATCTGGTCGCGCACTTCGCCGCGTTCGCCTACGTCGGGGAGTCGGTCGAGCGGCCCGAACTCTATTATGACAACAACAGCGCCGGTACGCTGGCACTGCTGGAGGCGATGCGTGCGACCGATGTGCGCCGGCTGCTGTTCTCCAGCACCTGCGCCACCTACGGCCATCCCACTTACCTCCCGATCGACGAGGGCCATCCGCAGCGGCCGATCAATCCCTATGGCTGGTCGAAGTTCATCATCGAGCGGATGCTGGAGGATTATGCCGTCGCGCATGGTTTCACCTCCACCGCGCTGCGTTACTTCAACGCCGCCGGGTGCGATCCCGCGGGCGAGATCGGTGAGAACCACGATCCCGAAACCCATGTCATCCCGCTTGCGCTCGACGCCGCGCTGGGGCGCGGGCCGGCCTTCCGGGTCAACGGCTTCGATTTCGACACGCGCGACGGCAGCGCGATCCGCGACTATATCCACGTCACCGACCTCGCCGACGCGCATGTCCGCGCCGCGGCGCGGCTGCTCGATACGGCGGGCGCGGACATCATCAATCTCGGCACCGGAACCGGCACGTCGGTCCTCGAACTGGTCGCCGCGGTGGAACGCGCGACCGGCACGCCGATGCAGGTCGAGCGGGGCCACGACGGCCGGGCGATCCGGCGGTGCTTGTCGCGTCGGCGACGCGCGCGCGGGGAGTGCTGGGCTGGCAGCCGGCGCATTCGGACATCGACACGATCGTCCGCACCGCCCTTGCCTGGCGGGAGCCGCGGACCGGGCGACCCTAACCGATCGCCGGGGGCGGACCGAGCCGAACGACGTGATCGGCGGGCGGCAGGCCGGCGGCGCGGTGCGTGA
- a CDS encoding ABC transporter ATP-binding protein, with protein MRWKFDRRRLEPILARYRPYVPVLVLLGVVGSVAESLGLSLIVLLLNALLGNTGFSSVPMTGTLGRIYQQAYALVDGRAALLAGLVLLLITARSITNVIYAFISSWLRHSLSDDVRGHLHAELFDLPYGWVRERDMGEWMTVLSADSWAIADAIYALSRVGTNICSIVIFGAFVAAISPSIALIAVAGSVAIFAVVERLGRRAAAMGERAVADNIALTDRILSGLQGMRTLRAFGAENDEKRRFRATSQHARDGFVAIDRLQALLSPITEISYLALLTGLVLVSGPLGVTIPATMTAVLLLYRMQPHVRELESNRMALIGHRASLQQVARLLALRDRGVPPDGERTLTSVRRAIRFDRVTFAYGETDAPVMRDLSFELPVGGVTAITGPSGVGKTTLIGLLLRLYRPDTGRILVDDVPLDEIARADWLARVALAGQDADLIGGSIADNLRVGRADANEAAMREAVTLAGLDSFIDSLPQGFDTEVGDRGLNMSGGQRQRMGLARALLRDPDVLVLDEATNALEDRLERDVYDRLRARFADRIIVLITHRAAGLPPADHVVRLGPPPAIG; from the coding sequence ATGCGCTGGAAGTTTGATCGCCGGCGCCTGGAGCCGATCCTCGCACGCTATCGCCCCTATGTGCCGGTGCTGGTGCTGCTGGGTGTTGTCGGATCGGTCGCCGAAAGCCTTGGGCTGAGCCTGATCGTGCTCCTGCTCAACGCATTGCTGGGGAACACCGGCTTCTCGTCGGTGCCGATGACGGGCACGCTCGGCCGGATCTACCAACAGGCGTACGCGCTGGTCGACGGGCGCGCGGCGCTGCTCGCCGGGCTGGTGCTACTGCTGATCACCGCCCGCTCGATCACCAACGTCATCTATGCCTTCATCAGTTCGTGGCTGCGCCATTCGCTTAGCGACGATGTCCGTGGACACCTTCATGCGGAGCTGTTCGACCTGCCATATGGCTGGGTGCGCGAACGCGACATGGGCGAGTGGATGACGGTCCTGTCCGCCGATAGCTGGGCGATCGCCGATGCGATCTATGCGCTCTCGCGCGTCGGCACCAACATCTGCTCGATCGTGATCTTCGGCGCGTTCGTCGCGGCGATCTCTCCCAGCATCGCGCTTATCGCGGTCGCCGGGTCGGTAGCGATCTTCGCCGTGGTGGAGCGTCTCGGCCGGCGGGCCGCCGCAATGGGCGAGCGCGCGGTCGCCGACAATATCGCACTCACCGATCGCATCCTCTCAGGGTTGCAGGGGATGCGCACGCTGCGCGCCTTCGGCGCCGAGAACGACGAAAAGCGCCGGTTCCGCGCGACGTCGCAGCACGCCCGCGACGGGTTCGTGGCGATCGACCGGCTGCAGGCGCTGCTGTCGCCGATCACCGAGATCAGTTATCTCGCCCTGCTGACCGGGCTGGTGCTGGTATCGGGCCCGCTGGGCGTGACGATCCCGGCGACCATGACCGCGGTGCTGCTGCTGTACCGGATGCAGCCGCACGTCCGCGAACTCGAAAGTAATCGCATGGCGCTGATCGGGCATCGCGCGTCGCTGCAACAGGTCGCCCGGCTGCTGGCGCTGCGCGACCGCGGCGTGCCGCCCGACGGGGAGCGAACGCTCACCAGCGTGCGTCGTGCGATCCGGTTCGATCGGGTGACGTTCGCTTATGGCGAAACGGATGCGCCCGTGATGCGCGACCTCAGCTTCGAGCTGCCGGTCGGTGGCGTGACCGCGATCACCGGCCCGAGCGGCGTCGGCAAGACGACCCTAATCGGCCTGCTGCTGCGGCTTTATCGGCCCGACACCGGGCGCATCCTGGTCGACGACGTGCCGCTCGACGAGATCGCGCGCGCCGATTGGCTGGCGCGCGTCGCGCTCGCCGGGCAGGACGCCGACCTGATCGGCGGCTCGATCGCGGACAATCTTCGCGTCGGGCGCGCCGACGCCAACGAGGCGGCGATGCGGGAGGCGGTGACGCTCGCCGGTCTGGACAGCTTCATCGATTCCTTGCCGCAGGGCTTTGACACCGAAGTCGGCGATCGCGGGCTCAACATGTCGGGCGGGCAGCGTCAGCGCATGGGGCTGGCGCGCGCGCTGCTGCGCGACCCCGACGTGCTCGTCCTGGACGAGGCGACCAACGCGCTCGAGGACCGGCTGGAGCGCGACGTCTACGATCGACTGCGCGCCCGCTTCGCCGATCGCATCATCGTGCTGATCACGCACCGCGCCGCCGGCCTGCCGCCCGCCGATCACGTCGTTCGGCTCGGTCCGCCCCCGGCGATCGGTTAG
- a CDS encoding glycosyltransferase family 2 protein has protein sequence MSDTVSVIIPAYNAATTIDRTLDSVRAQTWRDLEIIVVDDGSSDDTAARVLRHVAEDDRIRLSVQPNGGVARARNSGIDQARGALVAPVDADDLWHPRKIELQVAALRAGGDNVGLVYCWFAVIDDDDRIIHWGSHPRDEGDVLERMCLGNLIGNGSAPLMRRADVLACGGYDPMLRDNDAQGCEDLKLYFALAERSRFALVPQTLLGYRWSPANMSSDGRRMLRSYDLVMEPNALRHPQHRRTFARGRIYLLDWLLERALRYGKAAEAGAMYDELYRQDRLAALRTAVRVPKIVARRLLSRGERRPQTRFEDIEVGDALEV, from the coding sequence ATGAGCGACACGGTCAGCGTCATCATCCCGGCCTATAACGCGGCCACGACGATCGACCGCACGCTGGACAGCGTGCGCGCGCAGACGTGGCGCGACCTCGAGATCATCGTCGTCGACGATGGGTCGAGCGACGATACCGCTGCGCGCGTCCTGCGCCACGTCGCGGAGGATGACCGCATACGACTGTCGGTGCAGCCGAACGGCGGCGTGGCGCGCGCGCGCAATTCCGGGATCGACCAGGCACGCGGTGCGCTGGTCGCGCCCGTCGACGCCGACGACCTCTGGCACCCCCGCAAGATCGAGTTGCAGGTCGCCGCGCTGCGCGCCGGCGGCGATAACGTCGGGCTGGTCTATTGCTGGTTCGCGGTGATCGACGACGACGATCGCATCATCCATTGGGGAAGCCATCCGCGCGACGAAGGCGACGTGCTGGAGCGGATGTGCCTCGGCAATCTCATCGGCAATGGCAGTGCCCCGCTGATGCGACGTGCCGACGTCTTGGCGTGCGGCGGCTACGACCCGATGCTGCGCGACAATGATGCGCAGGGGTGCGAGGATCTCAAACTGTATTTCGCGCTTGCCGAGCGGTCGCGCTTCGCGCTCGTCCCGCAAACGCTGCTGGGCTATCGCTGGTCCCCCGCCAATATGTCGAGCGACGGGCGCCGCATGTTGCGCTCGTACGATCTGGTGATGGAACCGAATGCGCTGCGCCACCCGCAGCATCGACGCACCTTCGCACGCGGGCGGATCTACCTGTTGGACTGGCTGCTGGAGCGCGCGCTGCGCTACGGCAAGGCCGCAGAGGCGGGTGCGATGTATGACGAACTGTACCGGCAGGATCGGCTGGCGGCGCTGCGCACCGCAGTGCGCGTCCCGAAGATCGTCGCGCGCCGCCTGCTTTCGCGCGGCGAGCGACGACCGCAGACGCGGTTCGAGGATATCGAGGTCGGCGATGCGCTGGAAGTTTGA
- a CDS encoding polysaccharide deacetylase family protein, with protein MPVLMYHSVAAGDAGALARWRVAPDAFEEQLRLLRRHGCYALSVEALGWYHARGEAVPGRPVVITFDDGFRDLVETAWPILYRNAMIADVFVVTDRVGAQSDWDRRLGEPQLLLDWSGLATLHAQGLGVHSHLASHRHVDSLTTRELLNEAVASRETIARRLSGEVRALAPPYGGSDERAVRLFDAAGYHLGFTTENGMASLDDHSLRLPRIEIHGDMTIAQFAEAVGLA; from the coding sequence GTGCCGGTACTGATGTATCACAGCGTCGCCGCCGGTGATGCGGGGGCGCTGGCGCGTTGGCGCGTCGCCCCCGACGCGTTCGAGGAGCAGTTGCGCCTGCTCCGCCGCCACGGCTGCTACGCGCTCAGTGTCGAGGCACTCGGATGGTATCACGCGCGCGGTGAAGCGGTGCCCGGCCGCCCGGTGGTCATCACCTTCGACGACGGCTTTCGCGACCTTGTCGAGACAGCGTGGCCGATCCTGTACCGCAATGCGATGATCGCTGACGTCTTCGTCGTCACCGACCGCGTCGGTGCGCAATCGGACTGGGATCGACGGCTGGGAGAACCCCAACTACTGCTTGATTGGAGCGGCCTCGCCACACTGCACGCGCAGGGGCTCGGCGTGCACAGCCACCTCGCCTCGCACCGCCACGTCGACTCGCTCACGACGCGCGAACTGCTCAACGAGGCGGTCGCATCGCGTGAGACGATCGCGCGGCGGCTGAGTGGAGAGGTGCGCGCGCTGGCCCCGCCTTATGGCGGCAGCGACGAGCGCGCGGTGCGCCTCTTCGATGCCGCCGGCTATCATCTCGGCTTCACCACGGAGAACGGGATGGCGTCGCTTGACGACCATTCGCTCCGGCTTCCCCGCATAGAGATTCATGGCGACATGACGATCGCGCAATTCGCCGAGGCGGTGGGGCTCGCATGA
- a CDS encoding glycosyltransferase, with translation MPRVSVILPAFNAADTIAATLASVMAQSFADWEVLVVDDGSTDHTIASASRIAAGDTRIQLISQHNQGVSSARNHGIDSAGGELLLFLDADDTIAPEHLALLTNALDAHDAEVAYCGYQRIGSTGSALAPVFEEGIADAPFEAFAHANKVAIHSVLVPRALVRAVGGFDPGLVTCEDWDLWLRIARTGARFVGVATPLAFYRMQPRSLSRDFTRLTADALVVLARARTSDDRVAATPAHQDGSAYDVAIAAGHFVIWAATAAATAGQPVAPLVAMLPSTDFADAETDVVATLRDALAIGGESSDALGRLWEGAAPALAPLLAAIERHASRAGVARRIAYVLERDMVRNDPLDRPLFLTTVCGVRYDVAALDKIEPGSADLLHLRVDSAGAPLFTHELPLLGGLSARDVAQHVLATCGWDDLAPRVRWMQRRGTSARILARRLPGVVKRVSRRHEGRAAWRALTTEAWLTGHPDVVHGPRASAVEADVIRDATERCAAVPPCPAPEIAQRHLPAGDYSRDYWESFFTASDDPWSYDDTYERRKYEQTLALIADLNVEQALEVGCAEGHFSALLAPHVGRLVAADIAQVALDRAAQRCGAHTNVSYRQLDLQGPLPGGFDLTVCSEVLYYVQDADSLLRAAKALRDTLRPGGHLLSAHSLAVQDDPASTGFDWGFAFGADRIAAAFGEAGGLVLERSLRSDLYRIDLWRRDDTPATSAPAVEWIDAALPPRCTSHDPLGRDRGARRGTVPHAGDPRGAGTDVSQRRRR, from the coding sequence ATGCCGCGGGTCTCCGTCATCCTGCCAGCGTTCAACGCCGCCGATACGATCGCGGCGACGCTCGCGAGCGTCATGGCGCAAAGCTTCGCCGACTGGGAAGTCCTCGTCGTCGACGACGGATCGACCGACCATACGATCGCGTCGGCCAGCCGGATCGCGGCCGGCGACACGCGCATTCAACTGATCTCGCAGCACAATCAGGGCGTGTCCTCGGCACGCAATCACGGCATCGATAGCGCCGGCGGCGAGCTGCTGCTGTTCCTCGACGCCGACGACACGATTGCGCCGGAGCATCTCGCACTACTCACCAACGCGCTCGACGCGCACGACGCAGAGGTCGCTTACTGCGGCTATCAGCGGATCGGCAGTACCGGATCCGCGCTCGCGCCGGTGTTCGAAGAGGGGATCGCCGACGCGCCGTTCGAGGCGTTCGCGCACGCCAACAAAGTGGCGATCCATTCGGTACTCGTGCCACGCGCCCTCGTCCGTGCGGTCGGCGGGTTCGATCCCGGGCTGGTCACGTGCGAGGATTGGGACCTGTGGCTCCGTATCGCGCGCACCGGTGCGCGCTTCGTCGGGGTCGCGACGCCGCTCGCTTTTTACCGGATGCAGCCGCGCTCCTTGTCACGCGACTTCACACGCCTCACCGCGGATGCCCTCGTCGTATTGGCGCGCGCGCGGACGAGCGACGATCGCGTCGCGGCGACGCCTGCACACCAGGACGGGTCGGCCTATGACGTCGCCATCGCGGCGGGGCATTTCGTCATCTGGGCCGCGACTGCCGCAGCAACGGCGGGACAGCCGGTGGCGCCGCTCGTCGCGATGCTACCCTCCACCGATTTCGCAGACGCCGAGACCGACGTCGTCGCCACGCTGCGGGATGCGCTCGCGATCGGCGGCGAAAGCTCCGATGCGCTCGGCCGTCTGTGGGAGGGCGCGGCGCCCGCGCTGGCCCCGCTGCTGGCTGCGATCGAGCGCCACGCAAGCCGCGCCGGGGTCGCACGCCGTATCGCCTACGTGCTTGAGCGCGACATGGTGCGCAACGACCCGCTCGACCGGCCGCTGTTCCTCACCACCGTCTGCGGCGTGCGATACGACGTGGCCGCATTGGACAAGATCGAGCCGGGCAGCGCCGACCTGCTCCATCTCCGCGTCGACAGCGCAGGTGCCCCGCTGTTCACGCACGAGCTGCCGCTGCTCGGCGGACTCAGCGCACGCGATGTTGCGCAGCATGTGCTCGCGACCTGCGGCTGGGACGATCTCGCACCACGCGTGCGCTGGATGCAGCGACGCGGCACCTCCGCACGCATTCTGGCACGGCGGCTCCCCGGCGTGGTCAAGCGCGTCTCGCGTCGCCACGAAGGACGCGCAGCGTGGCGCGCGCTCACGACCGAGGCATGGCTGACCGGCCACCCGGACGTCGTGCATGGCCCGCGCGCGAGCGCGGTCGAGGCCGATGTCATCCGCGACGCCACGGAGCGCTGCGCCGCGGTGCCGCCGTGCCCGGCGCCGGAGATCGCGCAGCGACACCTTCCTGCGGGCGATTATTCGCGCGACTATTGGGAAAGTTTCTTCACCGCCAGCGACGATCCATGGAGCTATGACGACACCTACGAACGTCGCAAGTACGAGCAGACCCTGGCGCTGATCGCCGACCTGAACGTCGAACAGGCGCTCGAAGTGGGTTGCGCCGAAGGTCATTTCTCCGCGCTGCTGGCACCGCATGTCGGCCGGCTGGTCGCTGCGGATATCGCACAGGTCGCGCTGGATCGCGCCGCGCAGCGGTGCGGCGCTCACACCAACGTCAGCTATCGCCAGCTCGACCTTCAGGGTCCGCTGCCCGGTGGGTTCGATCTGACCGTCTGCTCCGAAGTCCTCTATTACGTGCAGGACGCGGACAGCCTTCTTCGTGCCGCGAAGGCGCTGCGCGACACGCTGCGTCCCGGCGGGCATCTGCTCTCCGCGCACTCGCTGGCGGTGCAGGACGATCCCGCATCGACCGGGTTCGACTGGGGCTTCGCCTTTGGCGCGGACCGGATCGCCGCGGCCTTTGGCGAGGCGGGCGGATTGGTGCTCGAGCGCTCGCTGCGCTCCGATCTCTACCGCATCGACCTGTGGCGGCGCGACGATACCCCGGCGACATCGGCGCCAGCGGTCGAGTGGATCGACGCCGCGCTTCCACCCCGATGTACATCGCACGATCCGCTGGGGCGGGATCGAGGCGCGCGCCGAGGAACTGTGCCGCACGCAGGCGACCCGCGCGGTGCCGGTACTGATGTATCACAGCGTCGCCGCCGGTGA
- a CDS encoding glycosyltransferase family 2 protein, whose translation MTERTAPPFAHVIDHDIATGPATATGLPDDAPVLLCLWRGDVPVATVWLPATDRRDALLAEAIATAPEAAPQAAVAPRSTSVVICTRDRPDELARCLASLPQQTMPPGQVVVVDNASRDDRTRQAALAAGVTYVREDRPGLDFARNTGALAATGEIVAYTDDDTELHPRWLERTVAAFDRADVMAVTGLVLPARLDTEAQWLFETEWGFGRGFARIDFDQAFYRASRSHGCPAWDVGAGANMAFRREIFGRIGLFDERLDVGAAGCSGDSEYWYRVLAAGFTCRYEPAAVVWHHHRLSLDGLKSQIYHYMRGHTAALMVQHERTGDRGNLRRAFISMPAYYARLAARRVLKGSSARDRMLAQQVGGAIAGIFFYLRAPRPSK comes from the coding sequence TTGACCGAGCGGACTGCGCCACCGTTCGCCCATGTCATCGATCACGACATCGCGACGGGCCCTGCCACCGCGACCGGGCTGCCCGACGACGCGCCGGTCCTGCTCTGTCTATGGCGCGGCGACGTGCCGGTCGCGACGGTCTGGCTCCCGGCCACGGACCGACGCGATGCGCTGCTGGCGGAAGCGATTGCAACCGCGCCCGAGGCGGCACCGCAAGCGGCCGTGGCGCCGCGATCGACCAGCGTGGTCATCTGTACGCGCGACCGCCCCGACGAGCTTGCACGCTGCCTCGCCAGCCTGCCCCAACAGACCATGCCGCCCGGTCAGGTGGTGGTGGTCGACAATGCCTCACGCGACGACCGGACGCGGCAGGCGGCGCTGGCGGCCGGCGTGACCTATGTGCGCGAGGATCGCCCCGGACTGGATTTCGCACGCAACACCGGCGCGCTCGCGGCCACGGGAGAGATCGTCGCCTATACCGACGATGACACCGAACTGCATCCGCGCTGGCTGGAGCGGACGGTCGCGGCGTTCGATCGCGCCGACGTGATGGCGGTGACCGGGCTCGTGCTGCCCGCGCGGCTCGACACCGAGGCGCAATGGCTGTTCGAGACGGAATGGGGGTTCGGTCGAGGCTTCGCACGGATTGATTTCGACCAAGCATTCTATCGTGCCAGCCGTTCGCACGGCTGTCCGGCATGGGACGTCGGCGCCGGGGCGAACATGGCGTTCCGGCGCGAGATCTTCGGTCGGATCGGGCTGTTCGACGAGCGGCTCGACGTCGGCGCGGCCGGCTGTTCGGGCGATTCGGAATATTGGTATCGCGTCCTGGCGGCGGGGTTCACCTGTCGCTACGAACCCGCGGCGGTGGTGTGGCACCACCATCGCCTGTCGCTCGACGGATTGAAGAGCCAGATCTACCATTACATGCGCGGCCATACCGCGGCGTTGATGGTGCAGCACGAGCGGACCGGTGATCGTGGCAACCTGCGCCGCGCCTTCATCAGTATGCCCGCTTATTACGCGCGGCTTGCGGCGCGCCGCGTGCTGAAAGGCTCTAGCGCGCGCGACCGGATGCTGGCGCAACAGGTCGGCGGCGCGATCGCGGGCATCTTCTTCTACCTGCGCGCCCCCCGCCCGTCCAAATAG
- a CDS encoding family 16 glycosylhydrolase translates to MNYRHAALSSLMLTSLAAFAASRSGDAPVTTVTPVTVVASPLTNNAKTLTQPSTASSVAAPKSSTSLLASNLTLAATTVASPPSPCASTYAQANTAALPEITVKSGGINGWDERYKGRPLSLLNAAVDHCQTFDGTTSLVGPMLYAKGRESFGLASFDAAGGAAYKFYNGNLVLKAYKDAAGAHSGLIQSVSPGQAYNGVAIQPNQAGYTCAGCYWEARMKMPVAYGTWAGFWLLSPDDPKNRGHLEVDGIEYYSLGNKRGHHHATHRWSGGRSTGNNGYSLSDEIGNGDWHTYGIDLRGIAKIDGKPAIVIYMDGKEIDRLVTTADYFTTPFYYLVNLATATPKTGVVDYPQALWIDHVTAWKPRG, encoded by the coding sequence ATGAACTATCGTCATGCTGCGCTTTCCTCGCTGATGCTCACCAGTCTGGCCGCCTTCGCCGCGAGCCGGTCGGGCGATGCTCCCGTCACGACCGTCACGCCGGTGACCGTCGTCGCCAGCCCGCTGACGAACAATGCAAAAACCTTGACCCAGCCGTCGACGGCGTCATCCGTTGCCGCACCGAAGAGCAGCACCAGCCTGCTTGCCAGCAACCTCACGCTCGCCGCGACGACCGTCGCCAGCCCGCCTTCGCCCTGCGCCAGCACCTACGCGCAGGCCAACACCGCCGCGCTTCCCGAAATCACCGTCAAAAGCGGCGGGATCAATGGCTGGGATGAGCGCTACAAGGGACGTCCGCTCAGCCTGCTCAACGCCGCCGTCGATCATTGCCAGACCTTCGACGGGACAACTAGCCTCGTCGGGCCAATGCTTTACGCGAAGGGCCGCGAGAGTTTCGGCCTCGCGAGCTTCGATGCCGCCGGTGGCGCCGCCTATAAATTCTACAACGGCAATCTGGTGCTGAAGGCCTATAAGGACGCGGCCGGCGCACACAGCGGGCTGATCCAGTCGGTCAGTCCCGGGCAGGCCTATAACGGCGTCGCCATCCAGCCCAATCAGGCCGGCTACACCTGCGCCGGCTGTTATTGGGAAGCGCGGATGAAGATGCCCGTCGCTTATGGAACCTGGGCAGGCTTCTGGCTGCTCAGCCCGGACGATCCCAAGAACCGCGGGCACCTCGAAGTCGACGGCATCGAATATTACAGCCTCGGCAACAAGCGCGGCCACCACCACGCCACCCATCGCTGGTCCGGCGGCAGGTCGACCGGCAACAACGGCTACAGCCTGTCGGACGAAATCGGCAACGGCGACTGGCATACCTATGGCATCGACCTGCGCGGCATCGCGAAGATCGACGGCAAGCCCGCGATCGTGATTTACATGGACGGCAAGGAGATCGACCGGCTGGTGACCACCGCCGATTACTTCACCACGCCCTTCTATTATCTGGTCAACCTCGCCACTGCCACGCCGAAGACCGGGGTCGTCGACTATCCGCAAGCGCTCTGGATCGACCATGTCACCGCATGGAAACCGCGCGGGTAG